DNA sequence from the Centroberyx gerrardi isolate f3 chromosome 2, fCenGer3.hap1.cur.20231027, whole genome shotgun sequence genome:
CTTTAAGTCTCCTGCACTTGAGCATGTGTTGGTTCCCTCTACTGGCCTGCAGATAGCACTGGTTGACCACATGAGCATGACACAGTAGAGCGATAGCAATCCATTGTAGTGTGCTTGATAAGAAAGCTTTATATAACTCCATCTCTAGAGAAATCACTTTTATGGTGTGTTAAGACGGTAATGTATAACTACAACAATTGATTGGAATGTGTTTTGATAACTGATTTCTTAAAGAATCAATGTGGAATGCGATTTGTTCCATATTTTTATGCTAGAGTTAAAATGAGAAAAGCAGTTATGAATTAATTAAGAAGTtaagtttaataaaaaaatatcagaaaacaatgaatgaaagagagagtgtgatggGAAACACACCGGCTCTCCAGCTCGCTAGATGCGCAGTGCagtctgtgtatatatgtgtgtgtgtatgtgtgtgtgtgtgtgtgtgtgtgtaggtgtgtgtgtgcgcgtgtgttgttccatattttaaaaatgagaaATCTGGAAAGATGGGGACAAATGGGTAAACACTCTCTGGTGTAGTCTGGTGTAGTCTATAATTTATGAcagaatatactgtaaacaCAGTGGCCAGGTAAAGAATAGCTGGAATACTTTGACTTAAAGTGGAAACCTTTAAATTAAAGAACTAATTTTAGTCCTATTGTCCAGGACAGCCTtattatttgtgaacatgaacatttCTTGCCTAaagcaaggaaatagaaaattAAAACTTGAACCTGTGAATGAACTGGGTTGCTCCAAAGAGAAAGATGACATATTTTCCCCCAATTCATGCTCTTAGGTCTCTGGTAAAGGTGGTGTCAGAGCAGGGGGCCGGCCCGGGGATAGGACGAGAGGTTTTGGTTCCAAAACATTAGCACTACTGCACAGTAAAGATCAtttggatataaaaaaaaaagtaaaacatttgGGTCTACAAAATTAACAGCCACTTGTTCCTTGTCTGTGGAGGAGCTTCAGATTTTAGATGTTGATGATATCCTTGCTTCAAGTTGTAGTTCTCTGATTTCTATCTTTGAGAGAGTTATTCATGTTCACATATAGAGTTGTAGACACTAGGAATAATATGAATTCTTGTCAAACTATCAGTTTTACCACCATGCACCAGTTCCTGTTATAGAGAacacagttattacattacttgccaagatgctcacagctgacaagcatgtaactagcacTAAGCCACCTTTCACTTGTTATTAGTTTCACTCTTGACATGGAGATGTTGATAAACccttaatttattttattaactagaaaaaaatataattataaaagACTAAACTCATTCCTGCTCATTCTCAAGCTTAAGGAGTGTCAAAAGGGAGGAACATGTGATCTTCTCAATGTAGGATATTTGAACAAAGATATTAGGAGAGGAGGCATCAACATGGGAGAGCTATTGAGACTCGTCCCAGGATAGTGTGCTGAGGGGAAAGGGAAGTGACCAAGCAGAGAACTATCTCATGACTAGCCAGGGGTCTGCtaggttgttttgttttgtttctgggGCAATTCTCTAAATCTTCAATTTTCTAAAATAGGAGCTCCATTTTAGCACAAATACagataaatcaaatgaaaaagtACTGACTAAAGAGTTGATGTCTTTAAATAAAATAGAGGAAAATGCTTCCTACAGTATAATTCAAATTAGATACCAGTAGTGATGAGTCATATTTTATTTCTAATTTAGCATAGCCTCAAGCCTCTGAATGAATTCAAATAGCTTTAATGGCCCAATGGGTGAGTGAAATTTAGCACTGCTCAGTGTCTGTTGCAGTTTTGAACAGGAAGACCCAgtttcctctctctggctgcgCTCCGAACTTAGTCTGAACATCAGGAAGCTCCAACGCTGTAAGATTCCAAGAAGCAATTTAGAGCGCTGCTATAAACATCCGCTTTGTACAATCCATAGATAATCGCTCTATGACTCTGGCACTGTTCCCTGTATAAAACAGAGGGCCCACTTTCAGGATTGGGCCAAACATATTAGCTCTCAAAAGGAATGGGAATAAAGCTACATGCAAGACTTAGATGAAGTGGGCAGTTTACACAAAGCCCTTTTATTATAGTTGAAGAGCCCTGATCAatatacacataaacaaatATCTTGTATGGTTCAACAGTAATAGCATTTTTGTTGAAAACAAATATGTGTTAAATCTCCTTCAataacatgaattaaaaaagtaaaaaaaaaacaaaaaaaaaaacgtcatgTAAGCATAAAAAAAGTCTTCCTTCAAatctacaaaaagaaaaaacaaagaaaaaaacttttttctATGAGTGAGTTGCCAGTTGCCGGTTGTGTCCACTCATCCTTCTTCTGCAAACAAAAAGTGGAAATCTTTTAATTCCCCATTTGAAATTCTCCAGACCCAGTAATGCTCTTCAATAGGTGTTACTTTGGTGTAAAGGTTGTTACTGTAACTTGGTGGACTCTGACCTCAGAGGACGGCACAGGAGCGCGGCTCTCTGAAGGGGTTGCTGCCGGTGGGCACCCCGACCAGCAGGGCGTCCTTGCCTGCGTTCTGCAGACAGtactgctgcagctctgcagcagcctgggacacctgggaaacacacaaacactgatacAGCACCCTGACATCGCACAAGTAGTATACAAATATTTAGGCTCCCTCTGAGATGTATTACATTTCTTGTGAATGTTGGCTTCTACAAAGATGTTAATGTGAAATACAAAACCTTTTACTGTATCCATTCAACAGGCAACTTAGCATAGAAAAAGATGATTTCTTCCACCACCTCTAAATTCACAACATAACTGTGCTTTAGTCTAGTGTGTAGCATATATTTAAATTCCAATTTATTCTGTctgctgttctttttcttttccttttccttccagTTACCTTGATTCTTTCCACACTGGCCTCAAGCTTCAGTTGCTCTACCAGTCGTCGCATGTTGGATAGATTGGAATTAGAGGTCATGTTGGTAGAAGTTTTTTTTGGGAGAGAAGTAGTACTCCTTATAACAGCCTCTTCAGTCTTTTAACACAGCAGTTGACTTCACTAATGGGCAGCAAATGCTCACGGAGACTGGCCGGGTTTCTTTCCAAATGGCCTCAGCCTGGTCCACTCCACTCTCACTGTGAAAGAGACTAGGAAGGATACAAGTGCACTGAGCTCCAGAAGTATTTGGATAGTgatatttttaaaatttgttttaGCTCTGTACTCTACAAATGTGGATGTGGAATGATACAGTAAACTGCATTCAGATATCATTACAGCATTTTATGTACAGGTCCCCTCATTTCAAGATGGCAAAAGTATTTGGACATATTAACATTCTATGCATTTGTaggctttttgttgttgttgttgttgactttCAGAAGCCTACAAATGAGATAAAAATCAGGAGTTGAGCCACAGTCTGTGCacttagctgacactcttacccagagtgacttacaatgagtgagtaGGTGTTGAGTGTCTCAcgcatggctgctgattgacacATCTGATGTTGAGCAGGGATTCACAGGGACTGAGTCTGAACCTTCAGCTGCAGGACCGTCTCTCGAACCACGAGGCCATGCTGTTGCTTTTTATTCTTTCAGACAAGCTAAAAACTCCTTCCAGATAAATGTGCAGAAAGCAGCCAAGCAAAAACAAGTTATATCTCCAAACTTTTATCTGTCTTTGAGACACATTAATCGAGCTGTCTCCTAACACATGCACCCATTTGTCTTCCAGATGGgttaagtaataataatataactttatttatattgcacttGTCGAAAACAAGGTTTACAAAGTGATTCACAGGCAGCAAGATTAAAAGTAtcacaatacaataaaattaaagtaaaaactAAAGAATAAAATCAACAAAGAACATAagacacaacaaacaacaaaatacattGTACACACGACCAGAATAACAATtatagtaaaagtaaaatttaagATAAACTTGATCGAATAGACCTGAACATAAGATTACATAAAagccagtctgtaaaagtgtgttttgagATGTGATTTAAAACAAGAAACTGACTCAGCAAGTCTGACCTCCTTGGGCAGTAAAAGGTAAAAATCCCATCACACAAGTCTATTGTCAACAGCCTAACAATATCAAATAGTTTATCTCATAATAAATGTTATTCAAGTTGTACAAAgttgtaaaaaagaaaatgtttttccagATTAGTCATTGTCTTCTAACACAACTTTCAGAAATTGTTACACTCTTTACAGATATCAAGACAGGTGGTGATGTGTTGAGTATATGTTGTGCAAtttttggtaacgctttattttacagccccgctaattacggtgaaactagtttgtaattatgaggTAGTAATacaataacaatgctgtagttacagggtaacaaaataagaagtccgggaattatCGGGTAACAATtctgtaattatgagagatttataaggtagttatggtgtaactgtttttgtaattactgcatacttaaaaaataattacagggtacaataaggtaattaggggggacaaaacaaatgttattagTGCTTGTTTGGAGTAAGTATTTACTAATTTGTTTTATAAAAGGAttatgaaggtttttattttacattttatattataaaatttacatatttgatatttcatctcaacatactgtatattatattcAATAAAGCTCTTGTATGTTCAGTTaagtctgttactgtgtgttgaagttccatattttttgtgtatgctatattgttacagaaatgtcaccaaacaGCTGGTCTAAGGTCTCCTCTCCTAACATCGATTACCAGATGGACACATGTGACTTTCTGctaaactgtatttactgtgggGCAACCTTGTACTTACCCtagaattacagttttttacagaaaacaagtggtatattaaaacactctcagtgaaaaaacagccacatttagattaaatattgattatattgttagtaataaagatatagaaaatgttaatagccaacatatatttactaattccattacacttgcACTGCTTTAGactacaggttacccataactacaggaataaaggtgtgttttgaagaaatgcgcaGCCACTATAACAGTGGTGtgcaaatgtattcaaataaaatgattcagttgttcaattctgtaagtggataggaagatgacaggagttcagaagtggcctgtaggtgagagggcagtcaagcaggactttggctcatctccttctgtttggcaggtctgtttGGAGCgacgtctctgctgttgcagcaatgttgtcagcagatttcttgttcttcccccggaatatgcgggatagccaagaaaagaagccacgcttcttcttctttgattttgttgacaggctgtctttggcactggaactctgaggccctgtaggtttgaccagttggacaggtgaaaatgtcttttccagggtcagaccggacagatccttggtgtcctttacagtttcaaccacaaggcttggtggagctttgacctcaacctggatggctggagtctgggactcctgaagcaggtcgCTTGATCTttccttaagcaggtgaatcagggtgtattcagcaagagacacggagagagcctcctctgaggtggagatattgtcaggtccagcagagaggacaatgacttttgttccctcacaacattcaggttgatgcaggacggtcacagagctttcagcagcggcctcaatctgtgcacaagagCTGAACGTTTCgctcttgatgataaaaggacattgttcttcctccttctccaagtcctggaggaacagcatcagtttagaatcagctctgacgattggctcccaggCAGCCacaaatgtagaactcactgttgaggaagtattcatgtgcttttcaccaagttcctcctcctccaggaggactgagaggaactgcatcaggtgagaatcagtgctgctgacaacaggttcccatttgtcaagctggtccagagtcggcccatgctgtggggagcagtcaactacaaatctagagagatgtgatgaagcgtagaggagctcctcaccaaatccctccttctccaagtcaaagtgggatttgaccagtggctcccactcatccaggcagcccagagtggatctacagggtgagcagcagtcagacacaaatccagatgtgtcacatgggggagcatagaggtatctctttccaactgcctccaggtggtagtcatcatcaaaaccaaagggggagtgctgaagcagcctcaatctctccatgattttgaagtcatcagtcatttgagcctcatgggatggagcctcaacaaggcagagcaggttggactgagcctcaacatgctgagctgggtggatggatgctccagcattacctaacgctgtgtcttcggtcatgagcggagactctttctctgtgggaggaaggtctcctttgtccatatccaagagaagtttgtatgctgatgaagctgtgttggctattggttcccatatattgaggctctcaaatccacaagcaggtttggagccgagaccaacagcagactgaggtgaaaggtcacagtcgagctcagcaggaactccagagaaactagaggcttcagcataaaggtaatgctccttattcaggactttcgcaaacatgcagttgatgttttcatggcaaTCGTCATTAAGGGCGTTGAGTTGAGCGACTATTTGCattgatgctgaaagaaatgcaatggcaacatcttcatgaaacaaataaccatgaggccacatgatgtagcttcattcaaggtcatcATGCTTCATCATAGTCCATATAAAGGAATT
Encoded proteins:
- the gng10 gene encoding guanine nucleotide-binding protein G(I)/G(S)/G(O) subunit gamma-10, translated to MTSNSNLSNMRRLVEQLKLEASVERIKVSQAAAELQQYCLQNAGKDALLVGVPTGSNPFREPRSCAVL